The DNA segment AACTCCATGAGTCCCAGATACTGATAAAACACCTTCTTTTGTGAATTCTCCATTGATATTTCTAAGTTTATTTTCAAACAAAAGCTGATTCAATTGCTTTTTCTCCCACTTAGGAAACTCCCTTCCACCCTCAGCTTTAAACCGTAATTCCTGACTGAAAATCTTTTGCATAAGCCCTTTTTTCTGTTCTTTCAGTAACTCAACTTTTTCTTGTTGTTTTTGGATTTTCAAATTTAATAAGCTGAAAAAATAGCCTATTTTTTGTTGTTCTATGACATCTTCTGGAATATAAGTTGAATAAGCTTTTAAGTCTTTTACAGTTAGGTGTGGTTGTGCACTCCCTACTATATGTTGATTAATAAATTTAGGTAAGATAGCATCTTTAAATAAATAAAGTGTATATTCAAGGTCAATATCCTGCTTTTGTCGTATGAGTAGCATTGCTGAATTAATGCGAACTACATTGTATGGGATACTTTCATCATATACTGCAAGTTTTCCTAATTTTGATCCACGTGTAGTTAGAATCAGGTCTCTATATTCAGCAGTTCCTTTTCTCAAAGATTTATGTTTTTCTTTAGTAAGCCAATTGGTATTTTTAAACGTCAAACCAGTATCAGATATGTTGTATGCATTTAGGAATAAGCAATATCCTTCTGGAAAAAAATCATTTTCATTAGGGTAATTTTTACCTCTATCTCCATCAATAAAATAGAAAAAATCATTCAAGATAACTTCATTCCATTTAGCACTGTGATCTTTAAATCTCAACTTAGGCGCACTCATTTTCACAACCCCAACTCTCTAAAGTACTGAGTCAGTTCCACATCAATATCTGCAATCTCATCATCAATTTCTTTCAATCGTTTTGAAACAACTTCCAGATCAATCGCTTCAATTTCTTCAAATGTATCAACATAGCGCGGAATGTTTAAGTTATAGTCGTTTTTTTTGATTTCATCCAATCTGGATGCATATGAAAATTTCTCAATAGTTTGTCGTGATTTATAAATATCTACTATTTTTTCTACATTTTCATCAGTCAAAACGTTTTGGTTCTTTCCTTTTTCGAATTCATTAGAGGCATCAATGAAGATAACACTATCTTCTGATCCACGAGTCTTTTTAAATACTAAAATACATGTCGGTATTGATGTACCAAAAAACACATTCGCTGGTAATCCAATTACAGCATCTAAATAATTCTTTTCTTCAATCAAATATGTACGAATAATACCTTCAGCCCCACCACGGAATAACACACCGTGCGGAAGTACGACGGCCATTGTTCCATTATCGTCAAGTTGATAAATCATGTGCTGAATAAACGCGAAATCGGCTTTTGATTTTGGCGCAAGCTTTCCGTATGCACTGAAACGGTCATCATCTAAGTATTTTGAATCTGCACTCCAGTTAGCGCTGTATGGAGGATTCGCTACTACTGCTTCAAATCGCATGTCAATGTGACGGGGATTTTCTAACGTATCATCGTTTTTAATATCAAAGTCTGTGTAGCGTAAGTCGTGTAGTAACATGTTCATTCTTGCTAAGTTAAATGTTGTTGTAGTGAGTTCTTGTCCATAAAATAATCGAACATTGGATTCTTTAGCTACTCGTAACATAAGTGAGCCTGATCCACATGTAGGGTCATAAACATTTTTCAAATTGGACTTATTGTGTGTGACTATTTTCGCCAGTATTTTCGAAACTTGTTGTGGAGTATAGAACTCGCCTGCTTTCTTCCCTGCGTTAGCAGCGAATTGAGAGATAAGATACTCGTAGGCATCCCCAAGCACATCAATATCAACGTCATCATGTAAGAACGGAATTTCGTTAATACTCACCATAATCTTGGCAATAAGCTTTGATCGTGACTTCACATCACGTCCCAATTTAGTAGAAGTTAAATCCATATCATCAAATAAATTCTCGAAATCCTGTTGGCTGTTTGTTCCTAACGAAGACTGTTCAATGGCTTTAATGGCTTTATGAAGAAGTTCAATGTCGAAGTTCCCTTTTTCGCCTATATGAATTTCTTTGATCATCGAAGAGAATAGAAATTCAGGTTCAATCACGAAGCCGATTTCTACGAGTAATGTATCAATCAATCCTTCTTTATATTCTTCGTCTTTCCATGCATCTTCGTAAGAAATGTTGTCTTCTTCTAGTAATTTTTCAATACGTGTTTCTGTCTTTTCAGAAAGATAGCGATAGAAAATTAATCCTAAAATGTAGTTTTTAAAATCGTAGGCTTCCATTTGACCACGTAAATCATTCGCCATTGTCCATAGTTTTTTATGCAGTTCTGCTTGTTGCAGACGTTGTTTTTCTGAAGTTGTCATGTATAAAATCTCCTCAATTTACGAGTACTTTCGTACGTTCGTGTAAATAAAATCTTTCACGGCTTGCACGCGTTTTCGCTTTTCTTTAAATGGTGCTTTGATGGCATCATTGATTTCTTGGTCAGGGGAAACCCCTTTATATTCAAATTCACGTAAGAAGTATTCTAGTTTTTCTTCCGCCACTTGGACTTGCTGTGACATGCTATAGATTTCTTGTTTACGTCTTTCGTTTTCGAAGTCATGGAATTTTTGATCAACGGAATCATTATTTGTGAGTGTTGGGGCTACACGTTTTAAGAATTCTAGTAACAGATCTCGTTTTAATCGCATTTCGTCACTAGCTGACGCATTTACTTCCTTAATTGCTCTTCGCACTGCAACATCACGTTCTTGTTTATTTTCAAAGTTGATATTACGTAATAATTCAAGAATGTAATCGACATCAATGCGATCTGTTTGCATTAATTCAATTTCAAAATCGACGTCATCAATGACGGA comes from the Paenisporosarcina antarctica genome and includes:
- a CDS encoding restriction endonuclease subunit S; protein product: MSAPKLRFKDHSAKWNEVILNDFFYFIDGDRGKNYPNENDFFPEGYCLFLNAYNISDTGLTFKNTNWLTKEKHKSLRKGTAEYRDLILTTRGSKLGKLAVYDESIPYNVVRINSAMLLIRQKQDIDLEYTLYLFKDAILPKFINQHIVGSAQPHLTVKDLKAYSTYIPEDVIEQQKIGYFFSLLNLKIQKQQEKVELLKEQKKGLMQKIFSQELRFKAEGGREFPKWEKKQLNQLLFENKLRNINGEFTKEGVLSVSGTHGVINQIEFQGRSFAGESVANYHVVNTGDIVYTKSPLKYNPYGIIKVNKGKPGIVSTLYAVYSCNQEVSGEYLDFYFQLNDTTNRYLKPLVNKGAKNDMKVNNQQVLVGIVNIPIFNEQKKIVEFLLKFDTKIVAEKLRLNDLNEQKKGFMQKMFV
- a CDS encoding type I restriction-modification system subunit M, whose product is MTTSEKQRLQQAELHKKLWTMANDLRGQMEAYDFKNYILGLIFYRYLSEKTETRIEKLLEEDNISYEDAWKDEEYKEGLIDTLLVEIGFVIEPEFLFSSMIKEIHIGEKGNFDIELLHKAIKAIEQSSLGTNSQQDFENLFDDMDLTSTKLGRDVKSRSKLIAKIMVSINEIPFLHDDVDIDVLGDAYEYLISQFAANAGKKAGEFYTPQQVSKILAKIVTHNKSNLKNVYDPTCGSGSLMLRVAKESNVRLFYGQELTTTTFNLARMNMLLHDLRYTDFDIKNDDTLENPRHIDMRFEAVVANPPYSANWSADSKYLDDDRFSAYGKLAPKSKADFAFIQHMIYQLDDNGTMAVVLPHGVLFRGGAEGIIRTYLIEEKNYLDAVIGLPANVFFGTSIPTCILVFKKTRGSEDSVIFIDASNEFEKGKNQNVLTDENVEKIVDIYKSRQTIEKFSYASRLDEIKKNDYNLNIPRYVDTFEEIEAIDLEVVSKRLKEIDDEIADIDVELTQYFRELGL